A window of Hymenobacter sublimis genomic DNA:
AAGGCACCGCCGAGCATGGCGGGGGCCACACCTACGCCTGCCCCATGCACCCGGAAATCACCAGCACCAAAGAGGGCGACAAGTGCCCCAAGTGCGGCATGAACCTGGAACACAACGACAAGGTGGCCAACGGCAAAACTTACGAAATGAAGCTGGTGCCCACGCCCACGCAGGTGACGGCCGGGCAGCCCACCACGCTGGCCTTCACGCCCGTGGAGACGGGCAAAGGCTCCGCACCCGTGCCCCTGGACGTGGTGCACGAAAAGAAGATTCACCTCATCATCGTCAGCAAGGACCTGGGCCAGTTCTACCACGAGCACCCCGAGTACACGGCTGAGGGCGACTACAAAGTGCAGTACACCTTCCCCAAGGGCGGCGACTACGTGCTGTTTCAGGACTATACGCCTACCGGCTCGGGGCACCAGCTCGGTCGCCAGCCCCTCACCGTGAAGGGCGCAGCCTATGCGCCGGTCAAGTTCAAGAACGACGACATGCAATGGGAGAAGGACGGCTATAAGGCCACCCTCGCCTTCGACAAAGACCTGAAAGTGGGCCAGCTGCTGGGCATGAAAATCAACATCAGCAAGGACGGCCAGCCGGTGACGGACCTCGCCAACTACCTCGGCGCGCTGGGCCACGTGGTGGTAATCAGCGAGGACACCGAGCAGTACCTGCACGTGCATCCCAACGACCAGGCCGACAAAGGCCCCAACATCGGCTTCAACACCAACTTCGAAAAGCCCGGACTGTACCGCGTGTTCCTCCAGTTTAACCACGCCGGTAAGATTCACACCGGTGACTTCACCATCAACGTGAAGGCCTAGCGTGTGGGCTGGCCCCCTTCCGGCTTGCCTCTCTCTTTCTTCAACTTTCCCCAACCACACCCATGAAAAAGTCCGCTTTTTTCCTCGCAGCCCTTTGCTCGGGCTCCCTGCTGGTTGCCAGCTGCAACAGCGACAAGGCCGCCGATTCGACGGCTACTACCACCGAAACGACCACCGCCGAGGGCACCGCCTCCGGTGACATGGCCGGCATGGACCACTCCGCCGGGGCTACGGGCAGCGCCGCGGCCGGCGACTCGCCCCAACTGGTGGCCATGAACGAGATGATGCAGAAGATGCACGCCAGCAAGCCCAAGGGCAACACCGACCACGACTTCGCCCACCACATGCTGGAGCACCACAAGGGCGCTGTTGTCATGGCCGACATTCAGCTGCGCGACGGCAAAGACGCCACCATGCGCCAGATGGCCGAGAAAATCAAAGCCGACCAGCAAAAGGAAATCGCCGAGCTGGAAGCGGCCGCCACCCGCCTCGACAACGCCCCGACCAACTACAAGCCCAACGACCCCACGGACCCCTTCACCAGCAAGATGAAGGCCTCGATGGACGCCATGATGCCGATGCCAAAAAGCGTGGCCGACCCGGACATGAACTTCAACATGCTCATGACCATGCACCACCAGAGCGCCGTGGACATGGCCAAGGCCGAGCTGGCCCACGGCAAAGACACCAAGCTCAAGCAGATGGCCCAGCAGATAATAGATGCCCAGGAGAAGGAAATAGCGGCCTTCAAGGACTGGCACAATAAGAACGCCGACAAAATGTAGCCCGAAGGCTACTCCAACCCACTTTACTCATAACCCCTCCCATGAAGATTTCGCAAATTCTCGCCGCCGCCCTGTTGCTCGCCGCCCCGCTCACCGTTGCCGCTCAGCACAGCCACAAGCCCGGCACCGCTGCCCACGGCCACAAAGCCGCCGGCGAAACCCACGCCCACAAATCCCCCCACGGCGGAACGGTCCGCACGGCCGGCAAGTACCACCTCGAACTGGTGCAGCAAGCCGGGGAGGTGCACGTGTACCTGCTCGACGCCAACGAGAAAACCATGCCGCTGGACCGTTCCACCGGCACGGCCATGCTGCTGAG
This region includes:
- a CDS encoding DUF305 domain-containing protein, which gives rise to MKKSAFFLAALCSGSLLVASCNSDKAADSTATTTETTTAEGTASGDMAGMDHSAGATGSAAAGDSPQLVAMNEMMQKMHASKPKGNTDHDFAHHMLEHHKGAVVMADIQLRDGKDATMRQMAEKIKADQQKEIAELEAAATRLDNAPTNYKPNDPTDPFTSKMKASMDAMMPMPKSVADPDMNFNMLMTMHHQSAVDMAKAELAHGKDTKLKQMAQQIIDAQEKEIAAFKDWHNKNADKM
- a CDS encoding heavy metal-binding domain-containing protein, producing the protein MHRIPLSLLALAGLLTASSCSSETESSKTTDTVTTPTNGPAEGTAEHGGGHTYACPMHPEITSTKEGDKCPKCGMNLEHNDKVANGKTYEMKLVPTPTQVTAGQPTTLAFTPVETGKGSAPVPLDVVHEKKIHLIIVSKDLGQFYHEHPEYTAEGDYKVQYTFPKGGDYVLFQDYTPTGSGHQLGRQPLTVKGAAYAPVKFKNDDMQWEKDGYKATLAFDKDLKVGQLLGMKINISKDGQPVTDLANYLGALGHVVVISEDTEQYLHVHPNDQADKGPNIGFNTNFEKPGLYRVFLQFNHAGKIHTGDFTINVKA
- a CDS encoding heavy metal-binding domain-containing protein, translating into MKISQILAAALLLAAPLTVAAQHSHKPGTAAHGHKAAGETHAHKSPHGGTVRTAGKYHLELVQQAGEVHVYLLDANEKTMPLDRSTGTAMLLSTAGKTTSVKLTPTGDHFVAAVPAGTTLRTAIVSLKANGSSLSARFEKLDAAAKASKATAAAYTCPMNCEGSASDKPGSCPKCGMALVKKS